A part of Chloroflexota bacterium genomic DNA contains:
- a CDS encoding aromatic ring-hydroxylating dioxygenase subunit alpha: protein MIKNQWYPILESREISKSKPIGVTRMGEKLVFWRDQDGNPNCLQDKCLHRGAALSAGKILHDHIQCPFHGFEYDETGKCQYIPARGKNNPIPAEFKIAGYPLREAHDFIWLWWGKPQENYPDLPWFSDLDENFSYGRDFDLWPVHYSRAIENQLDVFHLPFVHYNTIGRGNRIVSDGPVTVLEHETLKVWVTNRAENGQPAKFQRDLPKQPEPALLYFRFPNIWMNRLSDDFRIFIAFVPVDDTHTKFYLRYYQSFIKVPIIKNLVNLATALGSRVILKQDKTVVITQQPPRSDYGMPERLIHADRPIIEYRRHREELKANAPNANP, encoded by the coding sequence ATGATAAAAAATCAATGGTATCCGATCCTTGAATCCAGAGAAATTTCAAAGAGCAAACCGATAGGCGTGACTCGGATGGGTGAAAAATTGGTTTTCTGGCGGGATCAGGACGGCAATCCTAATTGCCTCCAAGATAAATGTCTGCATCGCGGGGCGGCCTTAAGCGCGGGGAAAATCCTCCATGATCATATTCAATGTCCATTTCATGGATTTGAATACGATGAAACCGGTAAATGCCAATATATCCCTGCCAGGGGAAAAAACAACCCAATCCCAGCCGAGTTCAAGATTGCTGGTTATCCGCTTAGAGAAGCGCACGATTTTATTTGGCTTTGGTGGGGAAAGCCGCAAGAAAATTACCCGGATCTGCCCTGGTTTTCAGATTTAGATGAAAATTTCAGTTATGGGAGGGATTTTGACCTCTGGCCTGTCCATTATTCTCGAGCAATTGAGAACCAATTGGATGTCTTTCACTTGCCCTTTGTTCATTACAACACCATTGGAAGAGGAAATAGGATCGTATCCGATGGCCCCGTAACTGTGCTCGAGCATGAAACCCTAAAGGTTTGGGTCACAAATCGTGCGGAAAATGGTCAACCTGCAAAATTCCAGCGCGATCTACCCAAACAGCCAGAACCTGCCCTCCTCTATTTTAGATTCCCCAATATCTGGATGAACCGCTTAAGTGATGACTTCAGAATTTTTATTGCATTTGTGCCGGTTGACGATACCCACACAAAATTCTATCTCCGCTACTATCAAAGTTTCATCAAGGTCCCCATTATCAAGAATTTAGTCAATCTAGCAACAGCCCTGGGGTCAAGAGTGATTTTGAAACAGGATAAAACAGTGGTCATCACCCAGCAGCCTCCCCGGTCAGATTATGGCATGCCTGAAAGGTTAATCCATGCCGACCGACCCATCATTGAATATCGCCGCCACCGGGAGGAATTGAAGGCAAACGCACCAAACGCGAATCCATAA
- a CDS encoding deoxyribodipyrimidine photo-lyase — protein MVNIWWIRRDLRLQDNPALAAAMEGAQTLIPLFILEPEMLSKAATKRRAFLLSALADLNAQLRALGSRLILRQGPAVDALPALITDLDEARVFAQEDFSPLARERDDAIARQLDLTLTSGEVLQHPSAVLKSDGTPYVVFTPYKRKWLEHPLPTPMDCLPSPKSLPPLPANLKSETLPNVKPVPDFPASSAAAHQRLDNFLANGLHHYQSQRDRMDLNGTSRLSPYLRFGLISARECFAGAQLALLQGGNDSTRQEIQTWINELIWREFYTSILYHFPKVMRGAFREPYNNIHWRQSPADLRAWQQGQTGYPVVDAAMRQLLATGWMHNRGRMIVASFLTKDLLINWQEGEAWFMAQLVDGDPAANNGGWQWSAGTGTDAAPYFRVFNPVLQGQKFDPDAEYIAQWVPELAALPPKFRHEPWKLSAAQCREYGFQPDQTYPERIVDHAFARDRALAAYKETLK, from the coding sequence ATGGTCAACATCTGGTGGATTCGGAGAGACCTTCGCCTGCAGGATAACCCGGCGCTTGCCGCCGCAATGGAAGGCGCACAGACCCTCATTCCCCTCTTCATTCTCGAACCGGAGATGCTCTCAAAGGCCGCCACCAAACGGCGCGCTTTTCTCCTGAGCGCTCTGGCGGACCTGAACGCGCAGCTACGCGCCCTGGGCAGCCGCCTGATCCTCCGGCAGGGTCCAGCAGTAGATGCACTCCCAGCCCTGATCACTGACCTTGACGAGGCACGAGTTTTCGCCCAGGAAGATTTCAGCCCCCTGGCCCGAGAGCGGGATGACGCCATCGCCCGTCAACTGGACCTGACCCTCACGTCCGGTGAGGTTCTGCAGCATCCCAGCGCCGTCCTCAAGTCTGATGGCACACCCTATGTAGTCTTCACTCCCTATAAGCGCAAATGGCTGGAACACCCCCTACCCACGCCGATGGACTGCTTGCCCTCGCCCAAATCCTTACCACCGCTGCCAGCTAACTTGAAATCCGAAACCCTCCCAAACGTTAAGCCGGTTCCTGACTTTCCAGCGTCCAGCGCAGCCGCCCATCAACGTTTGGATAATTTTCTCGCCAATGGCCTGCACCACTACCAGAGCCAACGTGACCGGATGGACCTCAACGGCACCTCCCGCCTGTCCCCCTATCTCCGTTTTGGGCTAATCTCCGCCCGTGAGTGTTTCGCCGGGGCACAGCTTGCGCTCCTGCAGGGCGGAAACGACTCCACCCGACAGGAAATTCAAACCTGGATCAACGAACTGATCTGGCGGGAATTCTATACCAGTATTCTCTACCACTTCCCCAAAGTGATGCGCGGCGCATTCAGAGAACCCTACAACAACATCCACTGGCGGCAATCCCCCGCTGACCTTCGAGCCTGGCAGCAAGGCCAGACCGGTTACCCCGTGGTTGATGCCGCCATGCGCCAGCTGCTGGCGACCGGCTGGATGCATAACCGCGGGCGGATGATCGTGGCCTCCTTCCTCACCAAAGACCTGCTGATCAACTGGCAGGAAGGCGAAGCCTGGTTCATGGCGCAATTAGTAGACGGCGACCCGGCAGCCAATAACGGCGGCTGGCAGTGGTCCGCCGGCACCGGCACCGACGCCGCGCCCTATTTCCGAGTGTTCAATCCCGTTCTGCAAGGCCAAAAATTTGACCCTGACGCGGAATATATCGCCCAATGGGTGCCTGAACTGGCCGCGCTCCCGCCCAAATTCCGGCACGAACCCTGGAAGCTCTCCGCGGCTCAATGCCGGGAGTATGGCTTCCAACCCGACCAAACTTATCCGGAGCGAATCGTGGACCATGCTTTTGCACGTGACAGGGCTTTGGCGGCATATAAAGAAACACTGAAATAA
- a CDS encoding isochorismatase family protein, with the protein MALNESAEEMMATIREGNRTALLIVDMQVHVIDSAWKEGTVIENTRLALKKARERGIPVIWIQHVNQKLVPGSSGWQIIPPLEPLPNEIQIEKHFNSAFEETDLENTLARLNITHIVLAGVLTNWCIQSTAYAALDKGYDLTLIEDAHTTDDFELDNGETIKATQIIQAFNITIGGLRYPGRTNRVISVDELAF; encoded by the coding sequence ATGGCACTAAATGAGTCAGCGGAGGAAATGATGGCGACCATACGTGAAGGTAATAGAACCGCCCTATTGATCGTGGATATGCAGGTCCATGTCATCGACTCAGCCTGGAAAGAAGGTACTGTCATTGAAAACACCCGGCTCGCTCTCAAAAAGGCTCGGGAAAGGGGCATTCCTGTCATCTGGATCCAGCATGTCAATCAAAAACTGGTCCCTGGCAGCTCTGGCTGGCAGATTATCCCGCCGCTTGAACCACTCCCCAATGAAATCCAAATTGAAAAACATTTCAACTCAGCTTTTGAAGAAACCGACCTTGAGAACACCCTGGCCCGGCTCAACATCACCCATATCGTCCTGGCAGGCGTGCTGACAAACTGGTGCATCCAATCCACAGCCTACGCTGCCCTGGACAAGGGCTACGACCTGACCCTGATTGAAGATGCGCACACGACCGACGACTTTGAGTTGGATAACGGCGAAACGATCAAGGCTACTCAGATCATCCAGGCCTTCAATATCACGATCGGTGGTCTGCGTTATCCCGGCAGGACCAACCGCGTCATCAGTGTTGACGAACTGGCATTCTGA
- a CDS encoding DUF4126 domain-containing protein, whose amino-acid sequence MDILAAFGLSASAGLNAYIPLLTVSLLARFTDLITLSDPWSALESWWIIGLLVVLSLVEFFADKVPAVNHVNDIIQSFIRPAAGAILFAASANVVTEIHPVLSMAAGLLIAGGVHAVKALAVRPAVTATTGGTANVPVSVLEDVVSTVVSVVSVLLPILVAVFVVLLGILIIWWTTRNTVDERDLP is encoded by the coding sequence ATGGATATCTTAGCTGCTTTTGGCCTCTCAGCCAGCGCTGGATTGAATGCGTATATTCCCCTGCTCACGGTTTCATTGCTGGCCCGCTTCACAGACTTGATCACGCTTTCTGATCCATGGTCTGCGCTGGAATCCTGGTGGATTATTGGTTTGCTGGTGGTGCTTTCATTGGTGGAGTTCTTCGCCGATAAGGTGCCGGCTGTGAATCATGTGAACGATATTATTCAATCTTTCATCCGCCCGGCTGCCGGTGCGATCCTGTTTGCTGCCAGTGCAAACGTGGTAACTGAAATCCATCCGGTCCTGTCAATGGCGGCAGGGCTCTTGATCGCCGGCGGCGTCCATGCAGTCAAAGCTTTAGCGGTTCGACCCGCTGTGACAGCCACGACCGGCGGCACGGCGAACGTGCCGGTGAGCGTGCTGGAGGATGTGGTCTCGACTGTGGTGTCAGTGGTCTCCGTTCTGTTACCAATTTTGGTAGCGGTGTTCGTCGTGCTATTGGGGATCCTGATCATATGGTGGACCACGCGTAATACTGTGGATGAACGCGACCTGCCCTGA
- a CDS encoding DUF2085 domain-containing protein: MNETPKKTDKTFPWRWILLGLAFLLTAVWLFLTPSGLLGKAQAVGYAVCHQIDHRSFHFFGYTFPLCARCSGTFLGAMLGLIYQSAFGRKGKMPKPIVLVLFGLMAIAWVLDGSNSFLMMLPGGHAVYTTQNWTRLVTGTGMGLAISAVLRPAFVQTVYRTWDDVSVFDNWKLLMGVLGAAAVLDILILLEIPWILYPLALIGSLGVVVLLTMIYSMVWVMITNHENQYARLRDYWVPMVGGYIVALLQIGIIDLLRFIWTGTWAGFSL, from the coding sequence ATGAACGAGACACCAAAGAAAACCGATAAAACTTTTCCCTGGCGCTGGATCCTGTTGGGTCTGGCTTTCCTGTTGACCGCCGTTTGGCTTTTTCTGACACCGAGTGGGCTATTGGGTAAGGCGCAGGCCGTTGGCTATGCGGTCTGTCACCAGATTGACCACCGTTCCTTCCACTTCTTTGGCTATACCTTTCCACTATGCGCGCGCTGCTCGGGAACCTTCCTGGGCGCGATGCTGGGGCTGATCTATCAGTCTGCATTCGGCCGCAAGGGAAAGATGCCCAAGCCGATCGTGCTGGTGTTGTTTGGCCTGATGGCAATCGCCTGGGTTTTGGATGGGAGCAATTCTTTCTTGATGATGCTGCCTGGCGGGCATGCCGTTTACACCACCCAGAACTGGACCCGCCTGGTAACTGGCACGGGGATGGGGCTGGCGATCTCGGCAGTTTTACGGCCGGCCTTTGTGCAAACAGTCTATCGGACCTGGGATGATGTATCCGTGTTTGATAATTGGAAACTGCTCATGGGGGTACTTGGGGCTGCAGCGGTTTTGGATATCCTGATTTTGTTGGAAATCCCCTGGATACTATACCCATTAGCCTTGATCGGGTCATTGGGGGTGGTAGTGCTGCTGACGATGATCTATAGCATGGTGTGGGTGATGATCACCAATCATGAAAATCAATATGCCCGGCTTCGTGATTACTGGGTGCCAATGGTCGGGGGATATATCGTGGCGCTGCTTCAAATTGGGATCATTGACCTGTTGCGGTTTATCTGGACGGGGACCTGGGCGGGATTTTCCCTATAA
- a CDS encoding S8 family serine peptidase produces the protein MKKPLWHMIIIWLAMLLILAAVFPLQGAVSAHETGGEDPEVDPELLAEASRSDSLDFLIVFGGQVDLSAAYEMDWSARGWYVYETLKTNVDSAQAEVRAYLDQEGISYQAFWVQNVIAVEGATQAAFEGLFTFTEIEALRVNAKVSLVEPVEISAAESQNADRTLESNLLHINADDAWGLGYDGAGLVVGSIDTGVRYTHETLVDHYRGALGGGGFDNSYSWWDAVDDQIVPYDDHGHGTHTTGIMVGDDGGSNQIGIAPGAEWIACKAIESNGSGYDADLLACGQFMLAPTDLSGSNANPDLRPQVVNNSWGDCGQSYDDWYEGTITAWEAAGIYPVFANGNASNCTYSQPPGLNTVGNPARGYNVTGVGSTGLNNGEYAIHSNWGPTDSLDTLNPNGYPDLKPQVVAPGVTIRSAVASSDTSYATMSGTSMSAPHVAGLVTLMWQAGTCLVGNYVQTETLLQDSATPIPYDTGSGEVSPNYATGWGEIDALQAVLDARDYCGDAALVGMVTDSSTSQPIEGAIVTALAQGDPQNDREVMTEADGSYVAPVYSGETFDLTASAYGYYDQSVNDVIVPAPGVGVQNNFSLSPKAAVTLSGTVTDGSGQGYPLYARLTFTAGSHQEVTFSDPFEGTYAIELYEDVTYTVEVSAVLNGYQTVSETGLTFTAPTAVRDYALLVGDYCEAPGYLVANGLYEPFDAPSLPAGWSVIDHAGEGVIWRFDDPAKRSNRTGGEGGFAVADSSYAGLKHVGSSLISPSIDFSGQGLVVLEFDQDFAIYPLSTAEMADVDVSINGGAWENVLHQEEDAIGPNHQTVDISVWAGWQSDVRIRFHYYNAIFDWWWQVDNVRLGPYDCALEPGGAVAGFVTDFDSGSPIDQAIVSSPDGSTLSESTPNDPTLADGFYWLFKPLASSPQTMTITAEIESHIPETVDVEVSLGAIVRQDFALKSFKSHFPLFMK, from the coding sequence TTGAAAAAACCTCTCTGGCATATGATCATAATATGGCTGGCTATGCTGCTGATCCTGGCAGCGGTTTTCCCCTTGCAGGGAGCAGTCTCAGCACATGAGACCGGCGGCGAAGACCCGGAAGTGGACCCCGAGCTGCTGGCAGAGGCCAGCCGTTCGGATTCGCTGGACTTTCTGATCGTCTTTGGCGGTCAGGTGGACCTTTCCGCGGCTTATGAGATGGATTGGTCGGCACGCGGCTGGTATGTCTATGAGACGCTAAAAACCAATGTGGATTCAGCTCAGGCGGAGGTGCGGGCTTATTTGGATCAGGAGGGGATCAGCTATCAGGCTTTTTGGGTGCAGAATGTGATCGCTGTAGAGGGTGCCACGCAGGCTGCCTTTGAAGGGCTTTTCACCTTTACTGAGATTGAAGCCCTGAGGGTCAACGCCAAAGTAAGTTTGGTGGAGCCGGTGGAGATTTCTGCTGCCGAGAGTCAGAACGCGGACCGGACGTTGGAGAGCAATCTGCTTCACATCAATGCGGATGATGCCTGGGGGCTGGGCTATGATGGCGCCGGCCTGGTTGTGGGGAGTATCGATACCGGTGTGCGCTATACCCATGAAACCCTGGTGGATCACTACCGCGGCGCTTTGGGTGGGGGCGGATTTGATAATAGCTACAGTTGGTGGGATGCGGTTGATGACCAGATCGTCCCCTATGATGACCACGGCCACGGCACGCACACGACGGGCATCATGGTCGGCGATGACGGGGGTAGCAACCAGATCGGGATTGCGCCCGGTGCGGAATGGATCGCCTGTAAGGCAATTGAGAGCAATGGGTCAGGATATGACGCTGACCTGTTGGCTTGTGGGCAGTTCATGCTGGCACCGACGGACCTGAGTGGCAGCAACGCCAACCCGGACCTGCGGCCGCAGGTGGTGAATAATTCCTGGGGCGATTGCGGGCAGAGCTATGATGATTGGTATGAGGGCACGATCACAGCCTGGGAAGCGGCGGGCATCTACCCTGTTTTCGCCAACGGCAACGCCTCAAATTGCACCTATTCCCAGCCGCCGGGATTGAACACCGTGGGGAATCCAGCCCGGGGCTATAACGTCACGGGGGTGGGCTCAACCGGACTGAATAATGGCGAATATGCCATCCATTCAAATTGGGGGCCGACCGACAGCCTGGATACCCTCAATCCCAATGGCTATCCGGACCTGAAGCCCCAGGTCGTTGCGCCGGGGGTGACGATCCGCTCTGCCGTGGCGTCTTCCGACACCAGCTATGCGACGATGAGCGGGACATCCATGTCCGCACCGCATGTGGCCGGGCTGGTCACTTTGATGTGGCAGGCAGGGACCTGCCTGGTGGGGAATTACGTCCAGACGGAGACACTTTTGCAGGACAGCGCCACACCCATCCCCTATGACACGGGCAGCGGCGAAGTATCGCCCAATTACGCCACGGGCTGGGGAGAGATTGACGCGCTTCAGGCGGTGCTGGATGCCAGAGATTATTGCGGGGATGCTGCTCTGGTGGGGATGGTGACCGATTCGAGCACCTCCCAGCCGATTGAAGGCGCTATAGTGACGGCGTTGGCGCAGGGAGATCCCCAGAATGATCGTGAGGTGATGACAGAAGCGGATGGAAGCTATGTTGCCCCAGTGTATAGCGGCGAGACCTTTGACCTGACCGCATCGGCGTATGGTTATTATGATCAATCGGTAAATGATGTGATTGTGCCTGCGCCAGGGGTGGGAGTGCAGAATAACTTTTCGCTGAGCCCCAAAGCTGCAGTGACTTTGAGCGGGACGGTCACGGATGGCAGTGGTCAGGGGTATCCGCTCTATGCCCGGCTGACCTTTACGGCGGGAAGCCATCAGGAAGTGACCTTTTCCGATCCCTTTGAAGGGACCTATGCCATTGAGCTTTACGAAGATGTGACTTATACGGTTGAGGTCAGCGCGGTGCTGAATGGCTACCAGACGGTGTCGGAGACTGGCCTGACCTTCACCGCCCCAACAGCCGTGCGAGATTACGCTTTGTTGGTCGGTGATTATTGTGAGGCCCCCGGCTATTTGGTTGCCAATGGCTTATATGAGCCTTTTGATGCGCCAAGCCTTCCTGCCGGATGGTCTGTGATAGATCATGCCGGGGAGGGCGTCATTTGGCGCTTTGATGACCCGGCCAAACGCAGTAACCGGACGGGTGGCGAGGGTGGTTTTGCTGTGGCTGATTCCAGCTATGCGGGTTTGAAACACGTGGGCTCGTCGCTGATCTCCCCTTCGATTGATTTCAGTGGGCAGGGGCTGGTGGTGTTGGAATTTGATCAGGATTTTGCGATCTATCCTCTTTCAACTGCGGAAATGGCAGATGTGGATGTGTCCATCAATGGCGGCGCATGGGAAAATGTGCTGCATCAGGAGGAGGACGCCATTGGGCCAAACCACCAGACCGTGGATATCAGCGTCTGGGCCGGGTGGCAATCGGACGTACGTATCCGGTTCCATTATTACAATGCCATTTTCGACTGGTGGTGGCAGGTGGATAACGTCCGCCTGGGGCCGTATGACTGCGCGCTTGAGCCGGGGGGCGCGGTTGCTGGCTTCGTCACGGATTTTGATTCGGGATCCCCAATTGACCAGGCGATAGTCTCAAGCCCGGATGGCAGCACCCTGAGTGAGTCTACGCCGAATGACCCGACCCTGGCGGACGGCTTCTATTGGCTGTTCAAGCCGCTGGCGAGCAGCCCGCAGACGATGACGATTACCGCTGAAATTGAATCGCATATCCCGGAGACAGTGGATGTGGAGGTCTCCCTGGGCGCGATCGTCCGGCAGGATTTTGCCCTGAAATCGTTCAAAAGCCACTTCCCCTTGTTTATGAAGTAG
- a CDS encoding DUF402 domain-containing protein yields MNNAAKILDIIKLNTFHEETWRYDGRVLDQTEHSVLIEARFNRDDFFFHEILLRENDRFVERYYADRWYNIFAIHDKDDDRIKGWYCNVTYPAEITADRVTYVDLALDLLAYPDGRYLILDEDEFADLELDQETSEKARQALDQLIQLAKNGGLARVTT; encoded by the coding sequence ATGAACAACGCAGCCAAAATTCTGGATATCATCAAACTTAACACCTTCCACGAAGAAACCTGGCGCTATGATGGTCGTGTCCTTGATCAAACTGAACACAGCGTCCTGATCGAAGCCCGTTTCAACCGCGACGACTTCTTCTTTCATGAGATCCTACTACGCGAGAACGACCGCTTTGTGGAACGCTATTATGCCGACCGCTGGTATAACATCTTCGCCATCCACGATAAGGACGATGACCGAATCAAAGGCTGGTATTGCAATGTGACCTACCCAGCCGAGATCACAGCCGACCGGGTCACCTATGTGGACCTGGCTCTGGATTTGTTGGCCTATCCCGATGGCCGTTACCTCATTCTGGATGAAGACGAGTTCGCTGACCTTGAACTCGATCAGGAAACCAGCGAGAAAGCCCGTCAGGCGCTTGATCAACTGATCCAACTCGCCAAAAATGGCGGCTTGGCCAGAGTGACAACCTGA
- a CDS encoding DUF4190 domain-containing protein — MSYQSGNQYQTTSSLAVISLIGGIASYFILPVLGAIVAIITGGMAKKEILNSGGTIGGLGMAKWGVILGWINVGFGLIGICLAVLAFLGVLTVPACLIPFGNMDFSY, encoded by the coding sequence ATGTCTTATCAATCTGGAAATCAGTATCAAACGACGTCCTCGCTGGCTGTGATCAGCCTTATCGGCGGGATCGCCAGCTATTTCATCCTGCCAGTCTTGGGTGCCATCGTCGCGATTATTACCGGTGGGATGGCTAAGAAAGAAATTCTCAATAGCGGCGGCACGATTGGTGGCCTGGGAATGGCTAAATGGGGTGTGATCCTTGGGTGGATCAATGTCGGTTTCGGCCTGATTGGCATCTGCCTTGCTGTATTGGCTTTCTTAGGTGTTTTAACGGTGCCTGCTTGCCTAATTCCTTTTGGAAATATGGACTTTAGCTACTAA
- a CDS encoding ABC transporter ATP-binding protein yields the protein MLSIHEIEKTFEGQPLLKKVSFTVQNDETVCLLGSSGSGKSTLLRIIAGLEQAEAGQVTWNGEDLTNVPVHQREFGLMFQDYALFPHRNVSENIAFGLRMQGLAKEEIQKKVDAALETIHMTNFAQRKVTELSGGEQQRVALARALAPEPRLLMLDEPLGALDRTLREQLSRELRRILRETKIPAIYVTHDQEEAFAIADRLLLLHDGVILQDGKPHEIYHQPKNVWVARFFGLGNLVPGQVVNRAPLTIQTPLGQFQANKSGSSRPHNKTTLLFRPGQAQISDNNEGTNQVTGKVTDQVFQGERYLVTLKINETEPNFQVLLQEPHAIGETLTVSYKPEDLLCLENGKEKE from the coding sequence ATGCTCTCCATCCACGAAATCGAAAAGACATTCGAAGGCCAACCCCTGCTAAAAAAGGTCTCCTTCACCGTTCAGAACGATGAAACCGTCTGCCTGCTGGGCTCATCCGGCAGCGGCAAATCCACCCTGCTGCGAATTATCGCCGGGCTGGAACAAGCCGAGGCCGGCCAGGTGACCTGGAATGGTGAAGACCTTACCAACGTCCCCGTTCACCAGCGCGAATTTGGCCTGATGTTTCAGGATTATGCCCTTTTTCCCCATCGTAACGTGAGCGAAAACATCGCTTTTGGTCTGCGGATGCAGGGATTGGCGAAAGAAGAAATCCAAAAGAAGGTGGATGCCGCTTTGGAGACCATCCATATGACCAACTTTGCCCAGCGCAAGGTGACGGAGCTCTCCGGCGGCGAACAACAGCGTGTCGCCCTGGCCCGGGCATTGGCGCCTGAACCGCGCCTGCTGATGCTGGATGAACCCCTTGGTGCCCTGGACCGAACCCTGCGGGAGCAGCTCAGCCGTGAACTGCGCCGAATCCTGCGTGAGACCAAAATCCCCGCAATCTACGTCACCCATGACCAGGAGGAAGCCTTTGCCATTGCCGACCGCCTGCTCCTCTTGCATGACGGTGTGATCCTGCAGGATGGCAAACCTCATGAGATCTATCACCAGCCGAAAAATGTCTGGGTGGCAAGGTTCTTCGGCCTAGGCAACTTGGTGCCGGGTCAGGTGGTCAACCGGGCTCCACTCACCATCCAAACCCCGCTGGGTCAGTTCCAGGCAAACAAATCAGGCTCATCCAGGCCACATAATAAGACCACGCTCCTTTTCCGCCCCGGCCAGGCTCAAATCAGTGATAATAATGAAGGAACCAACCAGGTCACTGGCAAAGTGACCGATCAGGTCTTCCAGGGCGAAAGATATCTGGTAACCTTGAAAATCAATGAGACCGAACCCAATTTCCAGGTCCTGCTGCAGGAACCCCATGCCATTGGAGAGACTTTAACGGTTTCCTATAAACCCGAAGACCTGCTCTGCCTGGAAAATGGAAAGGAAAAGGAATGA
- a CDS encoding aldo/keto reductase: MKYRKFGSLDWKVSALGFGAMRLPVLDDDSGKINEPLAMEMIRHAIDSGVNYVDTAYPYHQEQSEPFVGKVLKDGYRDKVKLATKMPSWLVKEAADFDRLLEEQLRRLDVDHIDFYLLHALNARWWATYKKLDVFSWAEKKMAEGLFDHLCFSFHDDYPVFEEIVNGYDNWTLAQIQYNYMDTNYQAGTKGLKLAADKGLAVVVMEPLRGGRLAKNPAPPKVEEVWAKSEYDWSPAAWALQWVWNQSEVSTVLSGMSTMQQVEENLETASHSGIDQLTAQDLALIAKAKEAYESLAPIPCTQCEYCLPCPNGVSIPKIFAIYNEAIMYDEFSDSRWIYMNQFSAEARADNCIECGECEAVCPQSIEIIDWLAKAHEVLQVNEK, from the coding sequence ATGAAATATCGGAAATTTGGATCCCTGGACTGGAAAGTTTCTGCCTTGGGTTTTGGCGCGATGCGGCTTCCGGTTCTGGATGATGACAGCGGAAAGATCAATGAACCACTGGCGATGGAAATGATCCGCCATGCGATTGATTCCGGGGTTAATTATGTGGATACAGCCTATCCCTACCACCAAGAGCAGAGTGAGCCCTTTGTGGGCAAAGTCCTCAAGGATGGTTATCGGGATAAGGTCAAATTGGCGACCAAGATGCCCTCCTGGCTCGTGAAAGAGGCAGCAGATTTCGACCGGCTGTTGGAAGAGCAACTGAGGCGGCTGGATGTGGATCATATTGATTTCTATTTGCTGCATGCGCTCAACGCCCGCTGGTGGGCGACTTATAAAAAGCTGGATGTGTTCAGCTGGGCTGAGAAGAAAATGGCGGAGGGGCTGTTCGATCATCTTTGTTTCTCCTTCCATGATGATTATCCGGTCTTTGAAGAGATCGTGAATGGTTACGATAACTGGACGCTGGCGCAGATCCAATACAACTATATGGATACAAATTATCAAGCTGGAACCAAGGGATTGAAACTGGCTGCGGATAAGGGCCTGGCCGTAGTTGTGATGGAACCCCTGCGGGGAGGACGGTTGGCGAAGAATCCCGCCCCGCCTAAGGTGGAAGAGGTCTGGGCTAAGAGCGAATATGATTGGTCTCCGGCAGCCTGGGCGCTGCAGTGGGTCTGGAATCAGTCTGAAGTCTCCACCGTTCTGAGCGGCATGAGCACTATGCAGCAAGTGGAAGAAAATTTGGAGACGGCCTCGCATTCCGGCATTGACCAGCTTACAGCACAGGATCTTGCACTGATTGCGAAAGCGAAAGAGGCCTATGAGTCCCTGGCGCCGATCCCCTGCACACAGTGTGAATACTGTCTGCCATGTCCGAATGGCGTTTCGATTCCCAAGATCTTCGCGATTTATAATGAAGCGATTATGTACGATGAATTCAGCGACTCCCGCTGGATATATATGAACCAGTTCTCAGCTGAGGCTCGAGCGGATAACTGCATCGAGTGTGGAGAATGTGAAGCGGTCTGCCCGCAGAGCATTGAGATCATTGATTGGCTGGCCAAGGCGCATGAGGTCTTGCAAGTAAACGAAAAATAA